Sequence from the Geothermobacter hydrogeniphilus genome:
TGACCGGAGCGGTGAGGCTGGCCATCACGATGTAGGTGGCGGTGGTCGGCAGCCCCATGCCGAGCAGCAGACTGGCAAAAGCAGTGATGCCGAGCATGGCGTAAATGTTGCCGCGGCTCAGGGTGTCGATAACATCGGTGATCAATCCCCCCAGGCCCATGGTCACCACGCCGACGATAATCCCGGCCGCCGCCGTCGCCACCGCCACGCTGACCATGTTGCGCGCCCCGGCCACCAACCCCTGGTAGATCTCCGACAACCCCCGCCGGACTCCTTCGGCGACCGTCCCTTCACCGCGCATCCTGGCCCGCGCCGCATGCTGGAAGAGCATGATCAGCATCAGCACCATGGTCGCGCGAAAAGCCGCCAGATCGGGGGAATGGCGGGGAATGATCAGCTCGTAAAGCAGCACCAGCAGCGGCACCAGGTAATGCAGGCCGCCCACCAGGGTGTGGAAGAAACGGGGCAGATCGGCCTTCGGCAGGCCGCGCAGACCGAGCTTGTTGGCCTCGATATGGGTCAGAAAGAAGAGGGTTGCGTAAGAGGCGAAAGCCGGTATCGCCGCTGCCTTGCAGACTTCGAGATAAGGGATATTGACATACTCGGCGATGATGAAGGCCGCCGCCCCCATGATCGGCGGCATGATCTGTCCGTCGGTACTCGCCGCGACCTCGATGGCCGCCGCTTTCTTTGCCGGATAACCGACCTTCTTCATCAGCGGGATGGTAAAGGTTCCGGTGGTGACCACGTTGGCGATCGAAGACCCGGACACCAGCCCGGTCAACCCGGAACTCATCACCGCCGCCTTGGCCGGTCCGCCCTTGTAACGACCCAGCAGGCTCATCGCCAGGTCGATGAAGAACTTACCGCCGCCGGCCTTCTCCAGCATCGCCCCGAAGAGGACGAAAAGAAAAACAATGCGGGCCGAAACATCGAGCGGAATACCGTAAATTCCCTCGGTAGTCAGGGATATCTGGGTGATGTAGCGATTGATGCTGACCCCCTTGAAGGACAGGAAATCAGGCATATAGGGGCCGAAGAACGCATAGAGAGAAAAGAAAATGGCGATGATCGGCAAAGCGGGGCCGATGGTGCGCCGCGTCGCTTCAAGCAGAAACAGCACCAGCAGGATGCCGAACAGCAGGTCACGCGGAATCGGTGCCCCGATGCGGGTTGCCAGGTCTTCATAATCGACGGCGATGTAAAGGGCCGCGGCGACGGCCAGCAGAGCCAGAACAAGATCGGCCCAGGGGATTTTCTGTTTTTCCCCCAACCAGCGCAGACCGGGAATCGTTACCGGGCGCCTGAGGGTCGGATAGGCCATGAAGACGATGGCGAAAGCGAAAGCGAGATGAATCGCCCGGGTATAGGTGGAATCGATCAGCAGCCAGCTGGCCAGGGAGAGTTGAAACAGCGACCAGCAGAGGGCGACCGCCGGCAGCAGATAACGTGTCCAGTCACGCGGCCGGCGCAGACCATACTCCTCTTCCTCCAGCAAACGACGGGCTTCATCACTGCCC
This genomic interval carries:
- a CDS encoding TRAP transporter permease, yielding MSEPMPQPESTGSDEARRLLEEEEYGLRRPRDWTRYLLPAVALCWSLFQLSLASWLLIDSTYTRAIHLAFAFAIVFMAYPTLRRPVTIPGLRWLGEKQKIPWADLVLALLAVAAALYIAVDYEDLATRIGAPIPRDLLFGILLVLFLLEATRRTIGPALPIIAIFFSLYAFFGPYMPDFLSFKGVSINRYITQISLTTEGIYGIPLDVSARIVFLFVLFGAMLEKAGGGKFFIDLAMSLLGRYKGGPAKAAVMSSGLTGLVSGSSIANVVTTGTFTIPLMKKVGYPAKKAAAIEVAASTDGQIMPPIMGAAAFIIAEYVNIPYLEVCKAAAIPAFASYATLFFLTHIEANKLGLRGLPKADLPRFFHTLVGGLHYLVPLLVLLYELIIPRHSPDLAAFRATMVLMLIMLFQHAARARMRGEGTVAEGVRRGLSEIYQGLVAGARNMVSVAVATAAAGIIVGVVTMGLGGLITDVIDTLSRGNIYAMLGITAFASLLLGMGLPTTATYIVMASLTAPVIVTIAADQGFFVPLIAAHLFCFYFGILADDTPPVGLAAYAASAIAHSEPIPTGLQGFMYDIRTAILPFMFIFNHDLLLWNINSWGLAILIFIMTCLGAFAFAGATQGWFAWRNRWWDVPLLLLVAAMMFRPDFFGELFGIENHYIAYIPGLIVLGLVIAWQKLRQRRSAVVA